One Sulfolobus sp. S-194 DNA segment encodes these proteins:
- a CDS encoding glycosyltransferase family A protein has protein sequence MEIIIPVGPSDKLDWVKQSVTSALSQKVNRVIIYDNSERKDIEEYFLSLRSEITYVKDKRMKKVNMAKLRNKMLELTSEKYVIFLDSDVVLPSNFSKKIEEKLLEGVAFTWMHYAYSSEEIEKPITKGEHNPNLGCAGINSEYIKTIGGFDEKYERDEDVWLYAKLKKLGYRVEPTNGRCLHLNKVHARTNFKSSVKEARRNLWRSKYDLMLLFDGLTDITFLTGYTYYGSYYILAIFSAFFPLISTLYIPLIGYGIYYYGGFKKYLLNLIPGLALAISFPYGLFYNLKLRKMS, from the coding sequence ATGGAAATTATTATACCAGTCGGTCCTAGTGATAAACTAGATTGGGTAAAACAATCTGTAACCTCTGCTTTATCTCAAAAAGTTAATAGAGTTATAATTTATGATAATAGTGAGAGAAAAGATATAGAGGAATATTTCTTATCACTTCGCTCTGAAATTACTTATGTTAAAGATAAGAGAATGAAAAAAGTTAATATGGCTAAATTAAGAAATAAAATGCTAGAATTAACATCTGAAAAATATGTAATATTTCTTGATAGTGACGTAGTTTTACCTAGTAATTTTAGTAAGAAGATTGAGGAAAAATTATTAGAAGGGGTTGCATTTACATGGATGCATTATGCCTACTCAAGTGAAGAAATTGAAAAGCCTATCACTAAAGGAGAGCATAATCCTAATCTGGGATGTGCTGGGATTAATAGTGAATATATAAAAACAATAGGTGGATTTGACGAAAAATATGAGAGAGATGAAGATGTTTGGCTTTATGCAAAACTAAAAAAACTAGGATATAGAGTAGAACCTACAAATGGAAGATGTTTACATTTAAATAAAGTTCATGCTAGGACTAATTTTAAATCTTCAGTAAAGGAGGCCAGAAGAAATTTATGGAGAAGTAAATATGATTTAATGTTGTTATTTGATGGATTAACAGATATTACGTTTTTGACTGGCTACACATATTATGGTAGTTATTATATACTAGCTATTTTTTCTGCATTTTTTCCGTTAATCTCTACTCTTTATATACCTTTGATAGGGTATGGTATTTACTATTATGGAGGATTTAAAAAATATCTATTGAATTTAATACCGGGTTTAGCATTAGCTATATCGTTTCCTTATGGGTTATTTTATAATTTAAAACTGAGAAAAATGTCATAG
- a CDS encoding glycosyltransferase family 4 protein, whose protein sequence is MEEIKVAVIAHGLGMSRGYSGEGYVYKNIFELLKEKNVNFVAVSFSKPYDTSLNSIYSLPFHLPRFDKYQRLLVYFTAKKVKPKLFFNASGILIPLSNIAPHIIYAGAPAISSVPSKYTRSLFWRLYLLPFKIIISRMKDEAKKATIIANSLYSAKAIAKVFEIPQPQVIYPPVDVEFYSKAFKNEDRENTFVTIARFERGKMIENAIKFSHLSGIRGFLIGSLNDKRYYKELMRLRDRLNADIKFLPNLPREEVLKILSKVKLYFHPTIGEHFGIPIIEAMASGAVPIVPKESGGSEIVPQFSYNNLEDAVRIGKEIIEKYSNNLRKEIHEKAIMFGKNNFKEKIYDVISKYLM, encoded by the coding sequence ATGGAAGAAATAAAGGTAGCCGTAATTGCTCATGGTCTAGGAATGAGTAGAGGTTATAGTGGTGAGGGTTATGTTTATAAAAATATTTTTGAATTACTTAAAGAAAAAAATGTAAATTTTGTAGCAGTAAGCTTTTCTAAACCATACGATACTTCACTAAATTCTATTTACTCTTTACCTTTTCATTTACCGAGGTTTGATAAATACCAAAGGCTTCTCGTTTATTTTACTGCTAAGAAAGTAAAACCTAAGTTGTTTTTTAACGCTTCTGGTATTTTAATTCCATTATCTAATATTGCCCCTCATATTATTTACGCAGGGGCACCAGCTATATCTTCTGTACCTAGTAAATATACAAGATCACTCTTTTGGAGACTTTATCTTTTACCTTTCAAAATAATTATAAGCAGAATGAAGGATGAGGCTAAGAAAGCCACAATAATTGCGAACTCTCTTTACTCTGCTAAAGCAATAGCTAAAGTATTTGAAATACCTCAACCTCAAGTTATTTATCCTCCAGTTGATGTTGAATTTTACTCAAAAGCTTTTAAAAATGAGGATAGAGAAAATACATTCGTTACAATTGCTAGGTTTGAAAGGGGTAAAATGATAGAGAATGCGATAAAATTTTCACATCTTAGCGGAATTAGGGGATTTTTGATTGGTTCTTTGAACGATAAAAGGTATTATAAAGAACTTATGAGATTGAGGGATAGGCTAAACGCTGATATTAAGTTTTTACCTAATTTACCAAGAGAAGAAGTTTTAAAAATACTTTCTAAAGTTAAACTATATTTTCATCCCACTATTGGTGAACATTTTGGAATACCCATCATAGAGGCTATGGCATCAGGTGCTGTTCCCATTGTTCCTAAGGAGAGTGGTGGTAGTGAAATAGTCCCTCAATTCTCTTACAATAACTTAGAGGATGCTGTTAGGATAGGTAAAGAAATCATTGAAAAATATTCGAATAATTTAAGAAAGGAAATACATGAAAAAGCTATAATGTTTGGCAAAAATAACTTTAAGGAAAAAATTTACGACGTTATAAGTAAATATTTAATGTAG
- a CDS encoding NAD-dependent epimerase/dehydratase family protein yields MYVITGGAGYIGGHLTDYLVEKGEEVVVIDDFSYGKYVNNKAVYKKTDLRFNADVEIPKDSILFHLAANPDVRTSMIHVQEHFERDVKVTLNTLEIARKYDVKKFVFASSSTVYGEAKVIPTPEDSELKPISNYGLFKLLGEKMVEYYSRVYGIKAVSIRLANVTGGRISHGVIYDFVNKLLKDNNKLEILGNGKQKKSYIYITDTIIGLVLLAEKNTGLYSVYNLGNEDWITVDEIAKIVEEEMGVSPKHIYVDAGEGRGWFGDVRFMLLDIKKIKEIGWKPKYTSRDAVRLAVRDLLNELHKN; encoded by the coding sequence ATTTACGTGATAACTGGTGGTGCTGGTTATATTGGTGGGCATTTAACAGATTATTTAGTAGAAAAAGGAGAAGAGGTTGTCGTAATTGATGATTTTTCTTATGGAAAGTATGTGAATAATAAAGCTGTTTATAAAAAGACAGATTTAAGATTTAATGCTGACGTAGAAATACCAAAAGATTCAATTCTTTTTCATTTAGCTGCTAATCCAGATGTAAGGACTTCAATGATTCACGTGCAAGAACATTTTGAAAGAGATGTAAAGGTTACTCTTAATACGTTAGAAATAGCGAGAAAATATGATGTTAAAAAGTTTGTTTTTGCCTCTTCCTCTACAGTATATGGAGAGGCAAAAGTTATTCCTACACCAGAAGATTCCGAATTAAAACCAATTTCAAACTATGGACTTTTTAAATTATTAGGAGAGAAAATGGTAGAATATTATTCTAGGGTTTATGGTATAAAAGCAGTTTCGATTCGTTTAGCTAACGTAACTGGCGGTAGAATATCTCATGGTGTGATTTATGATTTCGTAAATAAGCTCTTGAAAGATAATAATAAACTAGAAATTTTAGGAAATGGAAAACAGAAAAAAAGTTATATTTATATAACTGATACAATAATAGGATTAGTATTGCTAGCAGAGAAAAATACTGGTTTATATTCAGTATATAATCTTGGTAACGAAGATTGGATTACTGTTGATGAAATTGCTAAGATAGTGGAAGAGGAAATGGGCGTATCCCCCAAACATATATACGTTGATGCTGGAGAAGGAAGAGGATGGTTTGGTGATGTTAGATTTATGTTACTTGATATAAAAAAGATAAAAGAAATTGGATGGAAGCCTAAATATACTTCTAGAGATGCTGTTAGACTTGCTGTGAGGGATTTACTAAATGAATTACATAAAAATTAG
- a CDS encoding 30S ribosomal protein S8e has product MGYFQGNDFRKITGGKKGKHRDKRKFELGSPPTETKLSSEELIEKERGMGGNIKIRVKYATFANVYDPQEKVSKKTKILSVIETPANKEYARRGIIVKGSIIQTELGKAKVTSRPGQDGTINAILIKE; this is encoded by the coding sequence ATGGGATATTTCCAAGGCAATGATTTTAGGAAAATAACTGGTGGTAAAAAAGGAAAACATAGAGATAAAAGGAAGTTTGAACTAGGTTCTCCTCCTACCGAAACAAAACTTAGTAGTGAGGAGTTAATAGAAAAAGAAAGAGGTATGGGAGGAAATATAAAAATAAGAGTAAAATATGCTACATTTGCAAACGTATATGACCCTCAAGAAAAGGTAAGCAAGAAAACAAAAATACTATCAGTTATAGAAACTCCAGCAAATAAAGAATATGCTAGAAGAGGAATAATTGTAAAAGGATCAATAATTCAAACAGAATTAGGAAAAGCAAAGGTAACTTCTAGGCCAGGCCAAGACGGAACAATAAATGCTATACTGATTAAAGAATGA
- the uppS gene encoding polyprenyl diphosphate synthase: MLKEKVGKIILYPVYKFYEKILWNEIKKGPFPQHVGIIPDGNRRWARANNLSINDAYYNGYRKLKQVLLWLLEMGIKNITVFVLSTENCDKRSNLELNTIFNYIKAGLEELLYGEIIYKYEVKVSAIGLIYKLPPDLLDVLNQLSKRTENFNKRKLTLAICYGGRQEIIDATKKIIADYEKGKIKLDDINENIFRQYLYDKELEDIDLVIRSSGEIRISNFLLWHIAYSELFFVDTYWPDFRKIDLWRAIRSYQKRKRNFGA, encoded by the coding sequence ATGCTTAAAGAAAAAGTAGGGAAGATTATACTATATCCAGTCTATAAGTTCTATGAAAAAATTTTATGGAATGAGATAAAAAAGGGTCCATTTCCTCAACATGTTGGAATTATCCCAGATGGGAATAGGAGATGGGCAAGAGCCAACAACTTAAGTATAAATGATGCTTATTATAATGGTTACAGAAAGTTAAAACAAGTATTACTATGGTTACTGGAGATGGGTATAAAAAATATAACAGTTTTTGTGCTATCTACAGAAAATTGTGACAAGAGATCAAATCTTGAGCTTAATACAATATTCAACTACATTAAGGCAGGATTAGAAGAGTTACTCTATGGCGAAATAATTTACAAATATGAAGTTAAAGTAAGTGCAATAGGTCTAATATATAAACTTCCGCCAGATTTATTAGATGTATTAAATCAATTAAGTAAAAGAACTGAGAATTTTAATAAGAGAAAGCTTACTCTCGCAATCTGTTATGGAGGAAGGCAAGAAATAATTGATGCTACAAAAAAAATCATTGCAGATTATGAGAAAGGAAAAATAAAACTAGATGATATTAATGAAAATATATTTAGACAATACCTTTATGATAAAGAGCTAGAAGATATAGATCTAGTAATTAGATCTTCTGGTGAAATACGAATAAGTAATTTCCTTTTATGGCATATAGCGTATTCAGAACTCTTTTTTGTAGACACATATTGGCCAGACTTTAGAAAGATAGATTTATGGAGAGCAATAAGATCGTATCAAAAGAGGAAAAGAAATTTCGGTGCTTAA
- a CDS encoding N-acetyl-lysine deacetylase yields the protein MQLEKELLRQKIKGLLVEILSIYTPSGEEERAKDFFEKVSKEFNLPLEISKHNSYFLGKGDILLASHIDTVPGFIQPKVEGGFIYGRGAVDAKGPLIAMLLATYILNERGYKVQFAALADEEGKSKGARELVNSGIRYNYIIVGEPSNTFDVIVEYRGVLHLDILCKGNSQHSSSSKENLIIDLSKKILEIYREPINYDDFSIVPTIIKSGDYINMTPSEGYLHLDIRYSTKNSKDEILGLIRNEFKTCDIKIVEDIEPVKVDVNSNIVKAVMRGIIKQGYKPKLARKAGTSDMNILKNISKEIVTYGPGNSMLEHTNNEKISIDEIFIALTTYINAIEELCLKKK from the coding sequence ATGCAGCTAGAAAAGGAATTATTGAGACAGAAAATAAAAGGGCTACTGGTTGAAATACTTTCAATTTACACTCCTTCTGGTGAAGAAGAAAGAGCTAAGGATTTTTTTGAGAAAGTCTCAAAGGAATTTAATCTTCCTCTTGAAATTTCTAAACATAACTCATATTTTCTGGGAAAAGGGGATATACTCTTAGCATCGCATATAGATACAGTTCCAGGATTTATACAACCTAAAGTAGAAGGAGGATTTATATATGGTAGGGGAGCTGTTGATGCAAAAGGCCCTTTGATTGCTATGCTTTTAGCAACTTATATACTAAATGAGAGGGGATATAAAGTCCAATTTGCTGCACTTGCAGACGAGGAGGGAAAAAGCAAGGGGGCAAGGGAATTAGTTAATAGTGGTATTAGGTACAATTATATTATCGTGGGTGAGCCCAGTAATACTTTCGATGTTATAGTGGAATATAGGGGAGTATTGCATTTAGATATATTATGTAAAGGAAATTCTCAACATTCTTCTTCATCTAAGGAGAACTTGATAATTGACTTATCGAAAAAAATTCTAGAAATATATAGAGAACCAATTAATTATGATGATTTTTCTATAGTACCTACCATAATAAAATCTGGTGATTATATAAATATGACACCTTCAGAAGGATATTTACATCTAGATATAAGATACTCTACTAAAAACTCTAAGGATGAGATTCTAGGTCTTATTCGTAATGAGTTTAAAACATGTGACATAAAAATAGTAGAAGATATAGAACCGGTCAAAGTTGATGTAAATAGTAATATTGTTAAAGCGGTTATGCGAGGTATAATAAAGCAAGGGTATAAGCCAAAACTAGCTAGAAAAGCAGGGACAAGTGATATGAATATATTAAAAAATATATCAAAAGAAATAGTAACCTACGGACCTGGGAATTCTATGCTAGAGCATACGAATAATGAAAAGATTTCTATCGATGAAATATTTATAGCTTTAACAACTTATATCAATGCGATAGAAGAATTATGCTTAAAGAAAAAGTAG
- the lysJ gene encoding [LysW]-aminoadipate semialdehyde/glutamate semialdehyde transaminase, with amino-acid sequence MKFIQLYGDRGLTIVKGEDQYVWDINGTRYLDLHTGIGVAFLGHRNRRVIEYLSRQMENIMTLSTSFSTPIRDEMLKELDPLKPDKMDNIILLNSGTEAVEAALKTARKITGRKKIVAFKNSFHGRTAGSLSVTWNRRYREPFEPLMSPVQFLTYNNIDELKNIDEQTAAVIVEPIQGESGVIPANEDFIKALREQTQKVGALLVVDEVQTGFGRTGKVWAYQHYGIIPDLLTAGKAIGGGFPVSALFLPDWIAEKLEEGDHGSTYGGNPMAIAAVTAASKVLKEDNVIEQASIKGEIFKKILQEKLSDLKSVREIRGKGLMIGIEIRFPPAIALKVMQDERVLALKAGSTVIRFLAPYMITQSDMEEASNAARKGIIETENKRATG; translated from the coding sequence ATGAAGTTCATTCAACTTTATGGAGATAGAGGATTAACTATAGTAAAAGGAGAGGATCAGTACGTATGGGACATTAATGGAACAAGATATTTAGACCTTCATACTGGAATAGGTGTAGCTTTTCTAGGACATAGAAACAGAAGAGTTATAGAATATTTATCAAGACAAATGGAAAATATTATGACATTATCTACTTCATTTTCTACTCCTATTAGAGATGAAATGCTAAAAGAACTAGACCCTTTAAAACCAGATAAGATGGATAACATTATTTTATTAAATAGCGGCACCGAAGCTGTTGAAGCTGCTCTTAAAACAGCTAGGAAAATAACTGGTAGGAAAAAAATAGTTGCTTTTAAAAATTCATTTCACGGAAGAACAGCTGGTTCCCTTTCAGTTACATGGAATAGAAGATATAGAGAACCTTTTGAGCCATTAATGTCACCAGTACAATTTCTAACTTATAACAATATAGATGAATTAAAGAACATAGATGAACAAACAGCCGCTGTAATAGTTGAACCAATTCAGGGTGAATCTGGAGTGATTCCCGCTAATGAAGACTTCATAAAGGCTTTAAGAGAACAAACGCAGAAAGTAGGTGCTTTGTTAGTCGTTGATGAAGTTCAAACCGGATTTGGAAGAACTGGAAAAGTATGGGCTTATCAACATTATGGTATTATTCCAGATCTATTAACAGCAGGAAAGGCGATTGGTGGAGGTTTTCCAGTTAGTGCTTTATTTTTGCCAGATTGGATAGCAGAAAAATTAGAAGAGGGAGATCACGGTAGTACTTATGGAGGAAATCCAATGGCTATTGCAGCAGTTACTGCAGCATCAAAAGTTTTAAAGGAAGACAATGTAATAGAACAAGCAAGCATTAAAGGAGAGATATTTAAGAAAATTCTCCAAGAAAAACTCAGTGATTTGAAATCAGTGAGAGAAATTAGAGGTAAAGGGTTAATGATAGGTATTGAAATTAGATTTCCACCAGCAATCGCGTTAAAAGTCATGCAAGATGAAAGAGTTTTAGCGTTGAAAGCTGGATCAACAGTTATAAGATTTCTTGCACCATACATGATTACACAAAGTGATATGGAGGAAGCATCAAATGCAGCTAGAAAAGGAATTATTGAGACAGAAAATAAAAGGGCTACTGGTTGA